Proteins found in one Corynebacterium sanguinis genomic segment:
- a CDS encoding ABC-F family ATP-binding cassette domain-containing protein yields MVAPLHIGLDGISFSYPGGHRVLTDISFAVPSGSVTGLIGENGAGKSTLLGVISGELHPDAGTLVTPPLTGFIAQETSLPFTEPASSLIDAAVNELRLIERDITEFAERMASEPDNDSLAASFDRALARAENSGVWELDARIATVLAGLGLANVSLATPLGEMSGGQRRRFALATLLLRPVDAMVLDEPTNHLDDEAVDFLIDELRAFDGPVLAASHDRFFLDAACDGLVDLDPSLGAEGGFGESTRQGARFSGSFSDYLAARHARRVRWASDYAAQEQERTRLAAAAQQSADDVFHSHENKTESRIAAKFYADRAAKTVGNRRRSAENRLEALERSEIPAPPARLEFRGLPPHTVTSLGLPAVVAKQLSVADRLAPLDVKVQPGDQLLVEGPNGSGKSTLLKILDGTLSDYGGELIMPEEMTIARLEQDDSWPDLTRSAEDVFDSLVPDGTPSLVSLGLMNEEQAATPLEDLSLGQRRRVSLGVILASPPDLLLLDEPTNHLSLVLAEELEVALADFEGTVIITSHDRWLRRRWRERISKGDSRARVLTLSTMWTDEVWR; encoded by the coding sequence ATGGTCGCGCCATTGCACATCGGCCTGGACGGCATCTCCTTTTCCTACCCCGGCGGCCACCGCGTGCTCACCGACATCTCGTTCGCTGTGCCCTCCGGCTCGGTCACCGGGCTCATCGGGGAAAACGGCGCGGGCAAATCGACGCTCCTCGGCGTGATCTCGGGCGAGCTTCACCCCGACGCAGGCACGCTGGTCACTCCGCCGCTGACAGGGTTCATCGCCCAGGAAACCTCCCTGCCGTTTACCGAGCCAGCTTCGTCGCTTATCGACGCCGCCGTCAACGAACTGCGCCTCATCGAACGCGACATCACGGAGTTCGCCGAGCGCATGGCCAGCGAGCCGGACAACGATTCACTCGCCGCCTCGTTCGACCGCGCCCTCGCCCGCGCCGAGAACTCCGGGGTGTGGGAGCTCGACGCGCGCATCGCGACCGTATTGGCTGGGCTGGGCCTTGCCAACGTTTCGTTGGCGACCCCGCTGGGTGAGATGTCCGGTGGCCAGCGTCGCCGCTTCGCCCTGGCGACGCTGCTGCTGCGCCCCGTTGACGCGATGGTGCTTGACGAGCCAACCAACCACCTCGACGACGAGGCCGTGGACTTTCTCATCGACGAGCTGCGCGCGTTTGACGGCCCCGTGCTCGCTGCCTCCCACGACCGCTTCTTTCTTGATGCCGCCTGCGACGGGCTCGTCGACCTCGACCCCTCGCTCGGGGCAGAGGGTGGCTTCGGTGAGAGCACGCGCCAAGGCGCGCGCTTTTCCGGATCCTTCAGCGACTACCTGGCGGCGCGCCACGCCCGCCGCGTGCGCTGGGCCAGCGACTACGCCGCCCAGGAGCAGGAAAGGACGAGGCTGGCGGCCGCGGCCCAGCAGAGTGCGGATGATGTCTTTCATTCCCACGAGAACAAAACGGAGTCGCGGATCGCGGCTAAGTTCTACGCCGACCGCGCGGCCAAAACGGTCGGCAACAGGCGTCGTTCCGCCGAAAACAGGCTCGAGGCCCTTGAGCGCTCCGAGATCCCCGCGCCCCCAGCGCGGCTTGAGTTTCGTGGCCTGCCGCCGCACACGGTGACCAGCCTCGGTCTGCCCGCGGTGGTGGCCAAGCAACTCAGTGTCGCCGACCGCCTCGCACCCCTGGATGTGAAGGTGCAGCCCGGCGACCAACTGCTGGTGGAGGGACCGAACGGGTCCGGTAAATCCACGCTGCTGAAGATCCTTGACGGCACCTTGTCCGACTACGGCGGCGAGCTAATCATGCCCGAGGAGATGACGATCGCGAGGCTTGAGCAGGACGACTCTTGGCCGGACCTGACGCGCAGCGCGGAGGACGTTTTCGATTCCCTCGTGCCCGACGGCACACCCTCGCTGGTCAGCCTCGGGCTGATGAACGAGGAGCAGGCGGCGACACCGCTCGAGGACCTTTCGTTGGGCCAGCGCCGCCGCGTCTCCCTCGGGGTCATCCTCGCCTCTCCTCCAGACTTGCTGCTGTTAGACGAGCCCACCAACCACCTCTCCCTGGTTCTCGCAGAAGAGCTCGAGGTCGCGCTCGCCGATTTTGAGGGCACAGTGATTATCACCAGCCACGATCGGTGGCTGCGCAGGCGGTGGCGCGAGCGCATTAGTAAGGGGGACTCGCGCGCTCGGGTGTTGACGCTGTCCACGATGTGGACGGATGAGGTGTGGCGTTAG
- a CDS encoding DUF6263 family protein, which yields MALTGCSRGEPDPVADVPAFAPDAPSVTLVEAGADPRPLRFDDTGDTGDTEPWETEVRVSGGIDQSVQATSAVEQQAPAGGDVNRVTLPLSVTAQPAPAPGSGENDAARRIDFTVGSGSHSDLAFGQEVATAEGFLMSWRADAAGRVDTLKLLAPPESSSTGRQIVESSLLTLASTNVVFPAEPVGVGGSWTVTNRITGDASMRRTTTYTVTALDGDTVTLDVTVDERPTQQEVTIDNEVAGELNGATLTVDAASTTSEGEITVDLRRPLPVAGAVKATTRVVYAGPQAETRVVQDITSAVEYGG from the coding sequence GTGGCGCTGACGGGCTGCAGCCGAGGTGAGCCCGATCCCGTCGCTGACGTGCCCGCTTTCGCCCCGGATGCCCCCAGCGTCACCCTCGTCGAGGCCGGCGCCGACCCGCGCCCGCTGCGGTTCGACGACACGGGCGACACGGGCGACACCGAACCGTGGGAGACCGAGGTGCGCGTCTCCGGCGGAATCGACCAATCCGTGCAGGCCACCAGTGCTGTGGAGCAGCAGGCCCCGGCGGGCGGCGACGTCAACCGCGTGACGCTGCCGCTGAGCGTGACCGCGCAGCCCGCCCCGGCGCCAGGCAGCGGTGAGAACGACGCGGCGCGGCGCATCGACTTCACTGTCGGGTCCGGCTCGCACTCCGACCTCGCCTTCGGCCAGGAGGTCGCCACCGCGGAAGGGTTCCTCATGAGCTGGCGTGCCGACGCCGCGGGGCGCGTCGATACGCTCAAGCTCTTGGCCCCGCCGGAATCTTCGTCGACCGGCCGGCAGATCGTTGAGTCTTCCCTGCTCACCCTGGCCTCGACCAACGTGGTCTTCCCCGCCGAACCCGTCGGTGTGGGCGGGTCGTGGACGGTGACCAACCGCATCACGGGCGACGCCAGCATGCGGCGCACCACAACCTACACCGTCACCGCTCTTGACGGCGACACCGTCACCTTGGACGTGACTGTGGACGAGCGCCCCACGCAGCAGGAGGTCACCATCGACAACGAGGTCGCCGGCGAGCTCAACGGCGCGACCCTGACCGTCGACGCGGCGTCGACCACCTCCGAAGGCGAAATCACGGTCGACCTTCGCCGACCTCTGCCCGTGGCGGGCGCCGTCAAGGCCACCACCCGCGTCGTGTACGCCGGCCCCCAGGCCGAGACGCGCGTTGTCCAGGACATCACCAGCGCCGTCGAGTACGGGGGTTAA
- the lspA gene encoding signal peptidase II, which translates to MLAIASIDQVVKQLMLSMLTPGEPVPVIGDWFRLYLLFNPGAAFSMGQDSTWLFTTIQLAFVVGALIAAPRIKDRWEALGLAMIAGGALGNLIDRLLREPGFWFGHVVDYISVGGFAVFNIADASITVGVIVFVLAVFAAERKNAHGR; encoded by the coding sequence ATGCTGGCGATCGCCTCGATCGACCAGGTGGTCAAGCAGCTCATGTTGAGCATGCTGACCCCGGGCGAGCCCGTGCCCGTGATCGGCGACTGGTTCCGTTTGTACCTGCTGTTTAACCCCGGCGCGGCGTTTTCGATGGGGCAGGATTCAACCTGGCTGTTCACCACGATCCAGTTGGCGTTCGTGGTGGGCGCGTTGATTGCCGCGCCGCGCATCAAGGACCGATGGGAAGCCCTGGGGCTGGCCATGATCGCGGGCGGCGCCCTGGGCAACCTCATCGACCGCCTGCTGCGCGAGCCCGGCTTCTGGTTCGGCCACGTTGTGGACTACATCTCGGTGGGCGGCTTCGCGGTGTTCAACATCGCGGACGCTTCGATCACCGTGGGTGTGATCGTGTTCGTCCTGGCGGTGTTCGCCGCCGAGAGGAAGAACGCGCATGGGCGGTGA
- a CDS encoding RluA family pseudouridine synthase, with protein sequence MGGEFRALPVPEGLDGMRVDQAVSKLFGLSRSVAAELVAEGSVLIDASRVAKSDRVRAGALLEVTLPEPQKPPAPKAELVDGLSIIYSDDDVIAVDKPVGVAAHPTLGWEGPTVVGGLTAMGFPLPDAGPPERKGIVQRLDVGTSGVMVVANSVQGYSVLKRAFKERTVSKTYHAVVQGLPDPIVGTIDAPIGRHPSSGWKFAVTSDGRHAVTHYELVEAFREASLLEISLETGRTHQIRVHMSAVGHPCVGDPMYGSDPNLAKRVGLIRQWLHATKLGFIHPRTGDFMEVESPYPADLAHALEVLRA encoded by the coding sequence ATGGGCGGTGAGTTCCGCGCCCTACCCGTGCCGGAGGGGCTCGATGGGATGCGGGTGGACCAGGCGGTGTCGAAGCTGTTTGGGCTCTCGCGCAGCGTCGCCGCCGAGCTCGTCGCCGAGGGCAGCGTGCTTATCGACGCCTCCCGGGTCGCCAAGTCAGACCGCGTGCGCGCCGGCGCACTGCTCGAAGTCACGCTGCCCGAGCCGCAGAAGCCCCCGGCGCCGAAGGCCGAGCTCGTCGACGGGCTGAGCATCATCTACAGCGACGACGACGTGATCGCGGTGGACAAACCGGTCGGCGTCGCCGCGCACCCCACGCTGGGCTGGGAGGGCCCCACCGTCGTCGGCGGTCTCACGGCGATGGGCTTTCCGCTTCCCGACGCCGGCCCGCCCGAGCGCAAGGGAATCGTCCAACGCCTCGACGTGGGCACCTCCGGGGTCATGGTGGTGGCCAACAGCGTGCAGGGCTACTCGGTGCTCAAGCGCGCGTTTAAGGAGCGCACGGTGTCGAAGACCTACCACGCCGTGGTCCAGGGCCTGCCTGACCCGATCGTGGGCACCATCGACGCCCCAATCGGGCGCCACCCCTCCTCCGGGTGGAAGTTCGCCGTAACCTCGGACGGGCGCCACGCGGTCACGCACTACGAGCTCGTCGAGGCGTTTCGCGAGGCGAGCCTGCTGGAGATCAGCTTAGAAACCGGCCGCACTCACCAGATCCGCGTGCACATGTCCGCCGTGGGCCACCCGTGCGTTGGCGACCCGATGTACGGCTCGGATCCAAACCTGGCCAAGCGCGTCGGGCTGATCCGCCAGTGGCTGCACGCCACCAAGCTCGGGTTCATCCACCCCCGCACCGGCGACTTCATGGAGGTTGAATCCCCGTACCCGGCCGATCTCGCCCACGCGCTCGAGGTGCTGCGCGCGTGA